The Stackebrandtia nassauensis DSM 44728 genome includes the window CGCGTTGGCTCCGCCCAGACGGGCGAGCCCGGAGAAGATCTGTTCGCCCAGACCGGGACCGGAGGCGTAGGCGGCGATGGCGCCGACGCCGACGGCCAGCTGGGTCGAGACGCGGATGCCGGTCAGCACCACCGGCCAGGCCAGCGGCAGCTCGACCCGGAACAGGATGGCCATCCGGCCCATGCCCATGCCGCGGGCCGCGTCCACCATGTTCTTGTCGACGCCTTGCAGGCCGACGATCGCGTTGCGGACGATGGGCAGCATCGCGTAGAGGGTCAGCGCGACCACCGAGGGCGCCACGCCGAGACCGAACAGCGGAATCATCAGTCCGAAAAGGGCAAGTGACGGAATCGTGAAGATGACGGACGCCGTACCGGTCGTGACACCCGCGAGCCACGGCTTGCGATAAGACGCGACCGCAAGGCCCAGACCGATTATGGAAGCCAACAGGACACATTGAAAGACCATGCTCGCGTGTTGGTAGAACTCGAAGGCGAGTTGCCCGGAGAATTCGTTGACGTACCCGAAAAAGTTCAATCCGTTCCGCCTCCTTCCTTTTGAGATGGATCGAGACAGTGGCTCGATTGGGCGTTTACGCAGCGCACTCGGCGCCTACAAGCCACAGACAATAGCGAGATCGGGCCCGCCTTGGGCGTATCCCTCGCGGCGCTTCGTTACCGAGTTGGAATAAAGACACGCGAAAGTCGACACCGCGTTGTCACGGTGTCGACTTTGCGTAGGAAAACCGGTCGACCGCACTGAATGATCGTTATGAAACAGAGATCAGCGCGGTCGACGGGCAGACGGTATGAAGCGCCGATTGTTGACAATCGGCAGCGGATATGCAGCCTCGCGGCCGCCTGCGGCTACAGCGTCTCGGTGACCTTGCGCAGGCCACGCGGCGCGTCGGGGTTTTCGCCCCGGTTCAACGCCAGCGCCAACGCGAGGCGTTGCAGCGGCAGGATGTCCAGCATCGGCGCCAGCCGCTCATCGACGGCGGGCACCGGGATCCGGATCGGCGCGCCCTCCACATCGGAGGCGCCAATCGACACGACGTCGGCGCGCCGCTCCCCC containing:
- a CDS encoding ABC transporter permease — its product is MNFFGYVNEFSGQLAFEFYQHASMVFQCVLLASIIGLGLAVASYRKPWLAGVTTGTASVIFTIPSLALFGLMIPLFGLGVAPSVVALTLYAMLPIVRNAIVGLQGVDKNMVDAARGMGMGRMAILFRVELPLAWPVVLTGIRVSTQLAVGVGAIAAYASGPGLGEQIFSGLARLGGANAINQVVAGTLGIVILALLFDAAYVLIGRLTTSRGLRV